The Plectropomus leopardus isolate mb chromosome 2, YSFRI_Pleo_2.0, whole genome shotgun sequence genome has a window encoding:
- the tarbp2 gene encoding RISC-loading complex subunit tarbp2 — protein MNDETGSDSWKRNSGCSSIEQMLAVNPGKTPISLLQEYGTRIGKTPVYDLLKAEGQAHQPNFTFRVSVGEISCTGQGPSKKAAKHKAAEAALKMLKGGLGGPAGVGVGVDGFIGVDVSTDGDSSQSEMKTSGSSQQSECNPVGALQELVVQKGWRLPEYTVTQESGPAHRKEFTMTCRVERFVEIGSGTSKKLAKRNAAAKMLSRIHDVPVDLRTSNDADAEEDTFNMHMGSRAETGKSKGFSCTWDSLRNSAGEKILQLRSHPLGMPTDSNFCSLLSDLSVEQRFDVSYLDLEERSLSGLCQCLVELSTQPITVCHGFAPSIDAARANAAHNALQYLKIMAGGK, from the exons ATGAACGACGAGACAGGATCGGACAGCTGGAAGAGAAACTCCGGGTGCTCCAG taTTGAGCAAATGCTGGCTGTGAATCCCGGAAAGACGCCCATCAGTCTGCTGCAGGAGTATGGAACGCGGATAGGCAAAACCCCAGTGTATGACCTGCTGAAGGCCGAGGGACAGGCCCACCAGCCCAACTTCACGTTCCGCGTCTCCGTTGGAGAGATCAGCTGCACCGGCCAAGGGCCAAGCAAGAAGGCAGCCAAGCACAAAGCAGCCGAGGCTGCTCTGAAGATGCTCAAGGGAGGTCTCGGAGGTCCCGCCGGAGTTGGTGTTGGAGTAGACGGGTTTATTGGGGTTGATGTGTCTACTGATGGAGACAG CTCCCAGTCAGAGATGAAGACCTCAGGCAGTTCTCAGCAGTCTGAATGTAACCCTGTAGGAGCTCTGCAG GAATTGGTGGTACAGAAAGGATGGCGTTTGCCAGAGTACACAGTCACCCAGGAGTCTGGTCCAGCACATCGCAAAGAGTTCACCATGACCTGCAGAGTCGAGAGATTTGTGGAAATTG GAAGTGGGACATCCAAGAAACTAGCAAAGAGAAACGCAGCAGCTAAGATGTTATCACGTATACACGACGTCCCAGTCGACCTCAGGACCAGCAACGATGCTGACGCCGAAGAAGACACATTCAACATG cacatggGGAGCAGAGCTGAGACGGGCAAAAGTAAAGGCTTCAGCTGCACGTGGGACTCTCTACGTAACTCCGCTGGAGAGAAGATCCTCCAGCTCCGCAGCCACCCTCTGGGCATGCCCACTGACTCCAACTTCTGCTCTTTGCTGAGTGACCTGTCTGTGGAGCAGCGCTTTGATGTCAGTTACCTGGATCTAG AGGAGCGCAGTCTGAGCGGCCTGTGCCAGTGTCTAGTGGAGCTGTCcacacagccaatcacagtgtgcCACGGCTTTGCTCCGAGCATCGACGCCGCTCGAGCCAATGCAGCCCACAATGCACTTCAGTACCTCAAAATCATGGCCGGGGGGAAGTGA